In a single window of the Melioribacteraceae bacterium genome:
- a CDS encoding S46 family peptidase, which produces MLYQNYKKILSLFILLIVISSVQLYAQNKFDPDTVKFQQYDLGKMWTFEFAPLDYFEKTYNFKPSGEWLENARLGSPRFGNGCSSGFISEDGLLLTNHHCVDFIASRIQREGENIPRDGFQAMTMEEERKVPNLFVSQLQLIVDVTDEIVDAVAQGKSDKEKVELKNAKIKEITDKYNKETGLTCQVTSLFNGGKYSLYGYKRFTDVRAVIFVERIVGLYGGDPDNYTYPRYNSDFAVLRVYDDNGKPLKTKNYFKMDLNGPEINEVLFALGYPGRTNRLKTISQLEYNRDIVYRNSTFQNNALIKIYNEMMKLYPEKADIYRGLQFGPANSGKRLTGFIENLSDPYLMARKKSFEEHIKSLVAKDPVKQKKYGHIWNAITESRRELAKNAGERAAFARLNNSIFFSRAYDLIELAYAAKLPEENRPAEMRGDRLNQSLTNLPESVDIPLELKKLSMLIDFIILNLGKEHELVKKYFGELSSDSAADKLIAGSKLADKNFVVSLAKGNPEEILNYKDDFINYYLETRDLRLKYQSEAEEIANTETVLDDQLGLAIFDLFGTTLAPDATGTLRITDAVLSGYEYNGTIAPPVTTFFGLYDRYFSHQKQWPWDLPKRWVDAYKEIDLSAQNNFVGTFDTAGGSSGSPIVNSKSEYVGIIHDGNMEGLSNDFINTTEKSRSVALSSQAIHLIVKHILKVPRIAQEMENAKIVE; this is translated from the coding sequence ATGCTATATCAAAACTACAAAAAAATTCTCTCCCTCTTTATTCTGCTGATAGTAATTTCAAGTGTTCAACTTTATGCTCAGAATAAGTTCGATCCGGATACAGTAAAATTTCAGCAGTATGATTTGGGGAAAATGTGGACATTCGAATTTGCACCGTTAGACTATTTTGAAAAAACTTATAACTTTAAACCAAGCGGCGAATGGCTGGAAAACGCGCGGTTAGGTTCTCCCCGTTTCGGAAATGGATGTTCGTCCGGATTCATCTCGGAAGATGGGCTATTGCTCACCAATCATCACTGTGTTGACTTTATTGCTTCCCGCATTCAAAGAGAAGGGGAAAATATTCCTCGCGATGGTTTCCAGGCAATGACTATGGAAGAGGAGAGAAAAGTACCAAACTTGTTTGTCTCTCAACTTCAACTTATTGTTGATGTCACTGATGAAATAGTGGATGCAGTTGCTCAAGGAAAATCTGATAAAGAAAAAGTTGAATTAAAAAACGCAAAAATTAAAGAGATAACCGATAAGTACAATAAAGAAACCGGCTTAACTTGCCAGGTAACTTCTCTTTTTAACGGAGGGAAGTATTCGTTATATGGCTATAAAAGATTTACAGATGTTCGAGCTGTAATTTTTGTTGAACGTATTGTTGGCTTGTATGGAGGTGATCCCGATAATTACACTTATCCAAGATATAATTCTGACTTTGCTGTTCTGCGAGTTTATGATGACAATGGAAAACCATTGAAAACAAAAAACTATTTTAAAATGGATTTAAATGGTCCTGAAATTAATGAGGTATTGTTCGCCCTTGGTTATCCCGGAAGAACAAACCGATTAAAGACAATTTCACAATTAGAATACAACCGCGATATTGTTTACCGAAACAGTACATTTCAAAATAATGCGTTGATAAAAATTTATAATGAGATGATGAAACTTTATCCGGAGAAGGCAGATATTTATAGAGGATTGCAATTTGGTCCCGCCAATAGTGGTAAACGATTAACCGGATTTATCGAAAATTTATCTGATCCCTATTTAATGGCAAGAAAAAAATCATTTGAAGAGCATATAAAATCGTTAGTTGCAAAAGATCCGGTGAAACAAAAAAAGTATGGACATATTTGGAATGCAATAACCGAATCCAGAAGAGAATTGGCTAAGAATGCAGGAGAAAGAGCGGCTTTTGCCAGACTTAATAACTCAATATTCTTCTCACGAGCGTATGATTTAATTGAATTAGCATATGCGGCAAAATTACCCGAGGAAAATAGACCGGCAGAAATGAGAGGTGACCGGTTAAATCAATCATTAACTAATTTACCTGAATCGGTTGATATTCCTCTTGAGTTGAAAAAATTATCAATGCTAATCGATTTTATAATTCTAAACCTTGGAAAGGAACATGAATTGGTTAAAAAATATTTTGGTGAATTAAGCAGTGATAGTGCGGCTGATAAATTAATTGCCGGTAGCAAGTTAGCCGATAAAAATTTTGTGGTTTCTCTCGCCAAAGGTAATCCAGAGGAAATTCTTAATTACAAAGATGATTTCATAAACTATTATTTGGAAACAAGAGATCTACGGTTAAAATATCAAAGTGAAGCGGAAGAGATTGCAAATACTGAAACTGTTTTGGATGATCAACTTGGATTAGCAATTTTTGATTTGTTTGGAACCACTTTAGCTCCCGATGCAACAGGTACTTTGAGAATTACTGACGCTGTGCTATCTGGATATGAATACAACGGAACAATTGCTCCTCCGGTTACAACATTTTTTGGTTTGTATGACAGATATTTCTCACATCAGAAACAATGGCCATGGGATTTACCGAAAAGATGGGTTGATGCTTACAAGGAAATTGATCTTTCTGCTCAAAATAATTTTGTTGGTACATTTGATACCGCGGGAGGAAGTTCGGGAAGCCCGATTGTAAATTCTAAATCTGAATATGTTGGAATTATTCATGACGGAAATATGGAAGGATTATCTAATGACTTTATAAATACAACAGAGAAGAGCAGATCGGTAGCCCTATCTTCGCAGGCAATTCACTTAATTGTAAAACATATTCTAAAAGTACCAAGAATTGCCCAAGAAATGGAAAACGCTAAGATTGTTGAATAG
- a CDS encoding phosphoribosylanthranilate isomerase codes for MNRIIQVAGIIDAEEALMLMGLGIEYLGFPLRLPVNKEDLSEEEAVEVIKEIKSPHKAVLITYLNNADEIIAFCNKLNVEVVQLHGMIERVELQKLKSVRPDIEVIKSLIVKQNNFSELEEIVTTLSPWIDMYITDTFDPSTGASGATGKTHDWKISRQLIQLSPKPVILAGGLNPANVKRAILETNPAGVDVHTGIEGEDGRKDLERTKKFIAECNEAFNQL; via the coding sequence ATGAATCGCATAATTCAGGTAGCGGGAATAATTGACGCCGAAGAAGCTCTAATGCTTATGGGCCTCGGGATTGAATATCTTGGATTTCCATTAAGACTCCCGGTCAATAAGGAAGATCTCTCCGAGGAAGAAGCCGTTGAAGTTATTAAAGAAATCAAATCCCCTCACAAAGCTGTGCTAATTACCTACTTAAATAATGCCGATGAAATAATTGCATTCTGTAATAAATTAAATGTGGAAGTTGTCCAGCTTCATGGAATGATTGAAAGAGTGGAATTGCAAAAATTAAAATCAGTCCGACCCGATATCGAAGTGATTAAAAGCCTTATAGTAAAACAAAATAATTTTTCAGAACTGGAAGAGATTGTTACAACATTATCCCCTTGGATTGATATGTACATCACAGATACTTTTGATCCATCAACCGGAGCTTCAGGTGCAACAGGAAAAACACACGATTGGAAGATCAGCAGACAGTTGATTCAATTATCACCGAAACCCGTAATTCTTGCCGGGGGATTAAATCCTGCAAATGTAAAGCGGGCAATTCTTGAGACTAATCCGGCAGGAGTTGATGTGCACACCGGAATTGAGGGAGAGGATGGGAGAAAAGATTTGGAGCGCACGAAGAAATTTATCGCAGAATGTAATGAAGCATTCAATCAATTATAA